In a genomic window of Pelotomaculum thermopropionicum SI:
- the Mod gene encoding adenine specific DNA methylase Mod, which yields MATLNFKGKAFVQNYHLMVKYHQLVPKKEKSLTDKVSLNDNLIIHGDNLKALKALLPNYAGKVKCIYIDPPYNTGNEKWVYNDNVNSPMMQEWLGKVVDREDLTRHDKWLCMMMPRLKLLRELLREDGVIFVSIDDNEVHHLRMLMDEVFGDQNFIACIVVQLNPRGRTLDRFLAKTHEYILLYAKDVTKDNAVNLIQKEGIVLKTYNKQDEKGIYRELELRNRNPVFNRENRPNLFYPLYVNSETGQVSLTRDKKHSIEVLPKNSRGIDGCWTWGREKVASNISKLVGRQASTGAWRIYRKDYLYDESGDVTVTKSKALWVEKNINNENGKEVCNEIFLKCPFDFPKSPELVKRCIKLGSGNTDIVLDSFAGSGTTAHAVLELNKEDGGNRKFILVECEDYADEITAERVRRVIKGVPGAKEQKLREGLGGTFSYFELGDPIEMESILEGDNLPGYLELARYIFYTATGEEFDPEKVDMERSFIGESRDYEVYLFYKPDVEYLKSTALTLDVAKRLGQYKGKRRLVFAPTKYLDAEHLLEYKIDYCQLPFEIYRLRD from the coding sequence ATGGCCACCCTAAATTTTAAAGGAAAAGCTTTCGTCCAAAATTATCACTTGATGGTGAAATACCACCAGCTTGTTCCGAAAAAAGAAAAAAGCCTGACCGATAAAGTCAGCTTAAATGATAATCTCATTATTCACGGAGACAATTTAAAGGCCCTCAAGGCGCTTTTACCCAATTATGCTGGTAAAGTAAAGTGTATTTATATCGATCCCCCGTATAATACCGGCAATGAAAAATGGGTTTACAACGATAACGTAAATTCCCCTATGATGCAAGAGTGGCTAGGGAAAGTGGTGGACAGGGAAGATTTAACCCGGCACGATAAATGGCTTTGCATGATGATGCCGAGGCTGAAGCTGTTGAGGGAATTGTTGAGGGAGGATGGGGTGATTTTTGTCAGCATTGATGATAACGAGGTTCACCATTTAAGAATGTTGATGGATGAGGTGTTTGGTGACCAGAATTTTATTGCCTGCATAGTGGTTCAATTAAATCCCAGGGGTAGAACACTTGATAGGTTTTTGGCTAAAACACATGAATATATATTACTTTATGCAAAAGATGTCACAAAAGATAACGCCGTTAATCTTATCCAAAAAGAAGGCATTGTATTAAAAACCTATAATAAACAAGACGAAAAAGGAATATATCGAGAACTGGAACTAAGAAATCGTAACCCTGTCTTTAATAGAGAAAACAGACCAAATCTCTTTTACCCTCTCTATGTAAATTCTGAAACGGGGCAAGTGTCACTTACAAGAGATAAAAAACACTCTATCGAAGTGCTACCCAAAAACTCAAGAGGCATTGACGGTTGTTGGACCTGGGGGCGGGAAAAAGTGGCCTCAAATATATCCAAATTAGTAGGCCGCCAGGCATCTACCGGTGCGTGGAGAATCTATCGCAAAGATTATTTATATGACGAGTCAGGAGACGTTACGGTTACAAAATCGAAAGCATTATGGGTTGAAAAGAATATCAACAACGAAAATGGTAAAGAAGTTTGCAATGAGATTTTTCTCAAATGTCCCTTCGATTTTCCAAAGTCACCAGAATTAGTGAAGAGATGTATTAAACTTGGTTCTGGAAATACGGACATCGTCCTCGACTCTTTCGCCGGTTCCGGCACAACCGCCCATGCCGTTTTAGAGTTAAACAAGGAAGACGGCGGCAACCGCAAATTCATCCTTGTTGAGTGCGAAGATTATGCCGATGAAATTACTGCCGAACGGGTCAGAAGGGTCATAAAAGGAGTTCCGGGGGCAAAGGAACAGAAATTAAGAGAAGGCCTGGGAGGCACCTTCAGTTATTTTGAGCTGGGCGACCCTATTGAGATGGAAAGTATTCTGGAAGGAGATAACCTCCCCGGTTACCTTGAACTGGCCCGGTATATCTTTTACACAGCTACCGGGGAAGAGTTTGATCCGGAAAAGGTAGACATGGAAAGAAGTTTTATCGGCGAATCGAGAGATTACGAAGTGTACCTATTTTACAAACCCGATGTGGAATACCTCAAATCTACGGCGCTAACGCTAGATGTAGCGAAGCGGTTGGGGCAGTACAAGGGCAAGCGGAGGCTGGTCTTTGCCCCTACCAAATACCTGGACGCAGAGCACCTTTTAGAATATAAAATTGATTACTGCCAGCTTCCATTTGAAATTTACAGGTTGAGGGATTAG
- a CDS encoding hypothetical protein (containing COG1061, SSL2, DNA or RNA helicases of superfamily II), whose protein sequence is MELKEYQKKALEQVKRYLEALAEYKAKNEKAIQIDPDLSINFPLKAWEKVVRTPYLSKKNGLGEYLPDFYLKIPTGGGKTLLACHTIDLINRVYLRKQTGIVLWIVPTTQIYRQTLANLKNREHPYRQVLDIASGGRTLILEKTDRFTPIDVEESLVVMLLMLPSASRQNKEVLKVFKDSGGFAEFFPPDDDRDGHEKILKQFPNLDYFGDENNFWGRIVKTSLGNVLRILRPVIIIDEGHKAYSNIAQETIRGFNPAIIVELSATPPKYANILVSITGQELNREEMIKLDLHITNKASPDWKDTMLAAVEKRNVLELKAKEYGANTGEYIRPICLVQVERTGREQRGTRFIHAEDVKEYLIKQCGIREEEIAIKSSEKDDIEGIDLLSKGCPVRYIITRQALQEGWDCAFAYVLAILTNPASQLSITQLVGRILRQPGARKTKVKELDESYVFCYRQRAKEVLDGVKAGFEAEGLGDLTGRVSVEEGDEESTEATKERFVSYRERFKKFEGRVYLPKFVIQESDGWREVNYEMDILSRIDWSKVNLQELIDIPLTEMKANEEEVTVGLSADKEKVIEEKERIAREGGLEIDTVFVTRQILDIVPNPWTAYDISKKVIDLFLAKYGEKTVANNLVFIVEELRKHLAGERDRLAEQVFRTLVKQKILCFFLLSGQGGYKLPSRIRVRKTSKSLVRYDNTPIQQSLFDFVPEEEFNETEKAVAIYLDEQEKLLWWYRNLSRQDYYIQGWKKHKIYPDFIFAEANAERRDDYNKVYVIETKGLHLKNEDTYYKKNVFDFCNRLGQQKDWRELDLEFDDKKIEFQVIYEDEWKAKINKIFEI, encoded by the coding sequence ATGGAGCTAAAAGAATACCAGAAAAAAGCGCTGGAACAGGTAAAACGTTATTTAGAAGCTCTGGCCGAATATAAAGCAAAAAACGAGAAAGCAATCCAGATAGACCCCGACCTTTCCATAAACTTCCCGCTTAAAGCGTGGGAAAAGGTTGTCCGCACGCCTTATCTATCAAAGAAGAACGGTTTAGGGGAATACCTGCCGGATTTTTATTTAAAAATCCCCACCGGCGGCGGGAAAACGCTGCTGGCCTGCCATACGATTGATTTGATCAACCGGGTTTATCTCAGAAAGCAAACGGGGATCGTCCTTTGGATTGTGCCCACGACGCAGATTTACCGGCAAACGCTGGCCAACTTGAAAAACCGCGAACATCCCTACCGGCAGGTTTTGGACATTGCCAGCGGCGGGAGAACGCTTATTTTGGAAAAGACGGACAGGTTTACTCCCATAGATGTTGAGGAAAGCCTTGTAGTTATGCTTCTTATGCTGCCGTCGGCAAGCAGACAAAACAAAGAGGTTTTGAAGGTATTTAAAGACAGCGGCGGCTTTGCTGAATTCTTTCCTCCGGATGACGACCGGGACGGGCACGAAAAAATCCTCAAACAGTTTCCCAACCTGGATTACTTCGGTGATGAAAATAACTTTTGGGGGAGAATTGTGAAAACTTCTCTGGGAAACGTCTTGCGGATTTTAAGGCCGGTGATCATCATCGACGAAGGGCACAAGGCGTATAGCAACATTGCCCAGGAAACGATCAGGGGTTTTAATCCTGCAATTATTGTGGAGCTTTCGGCCACCCCGCCAAAGTACGCTAATATCCTGGTCAGCATTACCGGCCAGGAGCTTAACCGGGAAGAAATGATTAAATTAGATTTGCACATCACTAACAAAGCAAGCCCCGACTGGAAAGATACGATGCTTGCTGCCGTTGAAAAGAGGAATGTTTTAGAGCTTAAGGCGAAAGAATACGGGGCGAACACCGGAGAGTACATCCGCCCCATTTGCCTTGTCCAGGTTGAGCGAACGGGCAGGGAGCAAAGGGGTACCAGGTTTATCCACGCGGAGGATGTCAAAGAATACCTGATCAAACAATGTGGAATCCGGGAGGAAGAAATAGCTATAAAAAGCAGCGAGAAAGACGATATTGAAGGAATTGACCTCCTGAGCAAAGGTTGCCCGGTCCGCTATATTATCACCAGGCAGGCCCTCCAGGAGGGTTGGGACTGTGCCTTTGCTTACGTTCTGGCAATCCTGACCAATCCGGCTTCCCAATTAAGCATTACGCAACTGGTAGGGAGAATTCTAAGGCAGCCGGGGGCAAGAAAAACGAAGGTAAAAGAACTTGATGAGAGTTACGTCTTTTGTTACCGGCAGAGGGCAAAGGAGGTTTTGGATGGGGTTAAGGCAGGCTTTGAGGCAGAAGGGTTAGGGGATTTGACTGGCAGGGTTTCTGTCGAGGAGGGAGATGAAGAAAGTACAGAGGCGACAAAAGAAAGATTCGTTAGTTATAGAGAGCGATTTAAAAAATTTGAAGGCAGGGTTTACCTGCCGAAGTTTGTTATCCAGGAAAGCGACGGCTGGCGGGAAGTCAATTACGAAATGGATATTTTAAGCAGGATTGACTGGAGCAAAGTAAATCTTCAAGAACTAATAGATATTCCACTGACAGAGATGAAAGCGAATGAAGAAGAGGTAACGGTAGGGCTTAGTGCGGATAAAGAGAAGGTAATCGAAGAAAAGGAACGCATTGCTAGAGAAGGCGGTTTAGAAATTGACACAGTATTTGTTACCAGGCAAATATTGGATATTGTTCCAAACCCCTGGACTGCCTATGATATAAGCAAAAAGGTGATAGATTTATTCTTAGCAAAATACGGCGAAAAGACAGTTGCAAACAATCTTGTTTTTATTGTTGAAGAGTTAAGGAAACACTTGGCAGGGGAAAGGGACAGGCTGGCCGAACAGGTTTTCAGGACACTGGTTAAGCAAAAAATATTGTGTTTCTTCTTGCTTTCTGGCCAGGGCGGGTACAAGTTGCCGAGCAGGATAAGGGTGAGAAAGACCTCTAAGTCGCTGGTAAGATATGACAACACTCCAATTCAACAGAGCCTGTTTGATTTTGTCCCGGAAGAAGAATTTAACGAGACGGAAAAGGCCGTAGCAATTTACCTTGACGAGCAGGAGAAACTTTTGTGGTGGTACAGGAACCTGTCAAGGCAGGATTATTATATCCAGGGGTGGAAGAAACACAAAATTTATCCTGATTTCATTTTTGCTGAAGCCAATGCGGAAAGACGGGATGATTACAATAAGGTATATGTAATCGAGACAAAAGGGTTGCATCTGAAGAACGAGGATACCTATTACAAGAAAAACGTTTTTGATTTCTGCAACAGGCTGGGGCAGCAAAAAGACTGGAGAGAACTAGACTTGGAATTTGACGATAAAAAAATTGAGTTCCAGGTTATTTATGAAGATGAGTGGAAGGCGAAAATTAATAAAATATTTGAAATTTAA